In Pseudonocardia sp. C8, one genomic interval encodes:
- a CDS encoding molybdopterin cofactor-binding domain-containing protein, giving the protein MSAPTRAREKRRDVSRRRFLGYLVAAPTLVVAAELGRQQLFAPPDASAAAIPSPPQTADVYDLLDAIRDSSRPTANLIKVEVNRDGTVSFALPRSDNGQGIITSTAMIIAEEMDLDPDQVHVTLADSRPELVFNQLTGGSSTTFSTFTPIRVAAAIAKGRLLDAAAHMLGQDVDTLTSRSGLITGAGGSAIPFSDLTEAAASDVTKQVEVALKPREEFTVIGTERTKADARAIVTGKKEFLADMQVPDALPTVICRGPYLNSEPQSVENADEVRNMPGVTDVEMVSTGVAVRAKTTGQAIDGVNALRVQWDGGTVEGENDESVLEKVRAAELPLAVPSVPGETVEGDFAFYFRSNSALETNAAIADVREDSAEIWSALKIPITVQHDIAELLGMPVSAVTLHVVEGGGSFGRRLFGDAAKEAAEVSQKMGKPVSLVWTRADDSRQGRTHPMATSRIRAVVSGESVVSFEQRHTSVTTDFGHGFGDAVTAAAAKAPLGQVGVSEAIWELTQNTPYDFGAQTRTLTEVDLRFNTCSMRNVYSPDVCTARDLIVDQIAAKMGKDSYEFRREFLRNDAMRAVLDKVAEEGNWGRSMEEGTAQGLGFHVEYKSYAACLVEIDCRPETVNREVRSARTGPRVTKVVFASDGGLIINPLGYRAQLMGGINDGIAMTLTSGLHLEDGHFIEASWDNYFYTRQWNTPLDMQIFIVDNGRPEPGGVGELGVAPTCGAVANAYARATGTVPEYFPILHKEPLPFEPYPTVPPVPPSPTNGLDYAR; this is encoded by the coding sequence ATGTCTGCCCCGACACGTGCACGCGAGAAGCGCCGCGACGTCAGCCGCCGCCGCTTCCTCGGATACCTGGTCGCCGCGCCCACGCTGGTGGTCGCGGCCGAACTCGGCCGCCAGCAGCTGTTCGCCCCGCCGGACGCCTCGGCGGCGGCGATCCCGTCGCCGCCGCAGACCGCGGACGTCTACGACCTGCTGGACGCGATCCGCGACTCGTCCCGGCCCACCGCCAACCTGATCAAGGTCGAGGTCAACCGGGACGGCACGGTCTCGTTCGCGCTGCCCCGCTCGGACAACGGCCAGGGGATCATCACCTCCACCGCGATGATCATCGCCGAGGAGATGGACCTCGACCCGGACCAGGTGCACGTCACGCTGGCCGACTCGCGCCCCGAGCTGGTGTTCAACCAGCTCACCGGCGGGTCCAGCACGACGTTCTCGACGTTCACGCCGATCCGGGTGGCCGCCGCCATCGCGAAGGGCCGGCTGCTCGACGCCGCGGCCCACATGCTCGGGCAGGACGTCGACACTCTCACCAGCCGCTCCGGGCTGATCACCGGAGCCGGCGGCAGCGCGATCCCGTTCTCCGACCTCACCGAGGCCGCGGCCAGCGACGTGACCAAGCAGGTCGAGGTCGCGCTCAAGCCGCGCGAGGAGTTCACGGTCATCGGCACCGAGCGGACCAAGGCGGACGCCCGCGCGATCGTGACCGGCAAGAAGGAGTTCCTCGCCGACATGCAGGTCCCGGACGCGCTGCCGACCGTGATCTGCCGGGGCCCGTACCTGAACTCGGAGCCGCAGAGCGTCGAGAACGCCGACGAGGTCCGCAACATGCCGGGCGTCACCGACGTGGAGATGGTGAGCACCGGCGTCGCGGTCCGGGCCAAGACCACCGGCCAGGCCATCGACGGGGTCAACGCGCTGCGCGTCCAGTGGGACGGCGGCACCGTCGAGGGCGAGAACGACGAGTCCGTGCTGGAGAAGGTCCGCGCCGCCGAGCTGCCGCTGGCCGTGCCGTCCGTGCCCGGCGAGACCGTCGAGGGTGACTTCGCGTTCTACTTCCGCAGCAACTCCGCGCTGGAGACGAACGCCGCGATCGCCGACGTCCGCGAGGACTCCGCCGAGATCTGGTCGGCCCTGAAGATCCCGATCACCGTCCAGCACGACATCGCCGAGCTGCTCGGCATGCCGGTCAGCGCGGTGACCCTGCACGTCGTGGAGGGCGGCGGCTCGTTCGGGCGCCGGCTGTTCGGCGACGCGGCCAAGGAGGCCGCCGAGGTCTCGCAGAAGATGGGCAAGCCGGTGAGCCTGGTCTGGACCCGGGCCGACGACTCCCGGCAGGGCCGCACGCACCCGATGGCGACCTCCCGGATCCGGGCCGTCGTGAGCGGCGAGTCGGTCGTCAGCTTCGAGCAGCGGCACACGAGCGTCACCACCGACTTCGGGCACGGCTTCGGCGACGCGGTCACCGCGGCGGCGGCCAAGGCGCCGCTCGGCCAGGTCGGGGTCTCCGAGGCGATCTGGGAGCTCACCCAGAACACGCCCTACGACTTCGGGGCCCAGACCCGGACGCTCACCGAGGTCGACCTGCGGTTCAACACCTGCTCGATGCGCAACGTGTACTCGCCGGACGTGTGCACCGCGCGCGACCTGATCGTCGACCAGATCGCGGCGAAGATGGGCAAGGACTCCTACGAGTTCCGCCGCGAGTTCCTGCGCAACGACGCCATGCGCGCGGTGCTGGACAAGGTCGCGGAGGAGGGGAACTGGGGCCGCTCCATGGAGGAGGGCACCGCCCAGGGCCTCGGCTTCCACGTCGAGTACAAGAGCTACGCCGCGTGCCTGGTCGAGATCGACTGCCGGCCGGAGACGGTCAACCGCGAGGTCCGCTCGGCCCGCACCGGCCCGCGCGTCACGAAGGTGGTCTTCGCCAGTGACGGCGGCCTGATCATCAACCCGCTCGGGTACCGGGCCCAGCTCATGGGCGGGATCAACGACGGTATCGCCATGACGCTGACCTCCGGCCTGCACCTGGAGGACGGTCACTTCATCGAGGCCAGCTGGGACAACTACTTCTACACCCGGCAGTGGAACACCCCGCTCGACATGCAGATCTTCATCGTCGACAACGGGCGGCCGGAGCCCGGCGGCGTCGGGGAGCTCGGCGTCGCGCCGACCTGCGGCGCGGTGGCCAACGCCTACGCCCGTGCCACCGGGACGGTGCCGGAGTACTTCCCGATCCTGCACAAGGAGCCGCTCCCGTTCGAGCCGTACCCGACGGTGCCGCCGGTCCCGCCGTCGCCGACCAACGGCCTCGACTACGCCCGCTGA
- a CDS encoding electron transfer flavoprotein subunit alpha/FixB family protein, whose translation MLLVLIDTDEDGVPGPGTDDLLAVAHGTGLPVHAVVIGTVPDGLPAECVHRIRHDLLSGYAPEAYGESLAQLVTRAGPAGLLAAATERGDEVLAQAAARAGVPLATRCVALRPGDPWSLTRLRSGGVLLEDAELSAPVAFATVAPGAAAGAETPAATGTPEIVDFTPELDPALARTRVVERVPRAEGVSLATAPVVVSGGRGVGSAEGYAVLEELADLLGGAVGCSRVATNNGWRPHRDQVGLTGTRIAPDLYIACGISGATQHWVGCMNARTILAINTDPEAPMVTRSTYAVVGDLHEVLPALVDALRARVRGSGHAPPAGVSARSET comes from the coding sequence ATGCTGCTCGTACTGATCGACACCGACGAGGACGGCGTGCCCGGTCCGGGCACCGATGACCTGCTCGCGGTGGCCCACGGCACCGGGCTGCCGGTGCACGCCGTCGTGATCGGGACCGTGCCGGACGGGCTGCCCGCCGAGTGCGTCCACCGGATCCGGCACGACCTGCTGAGTGGCTACGCCCCCGAGGCGTACGGGGAGAGCCTGGCCCAGCTCGTGACCCGGGCCGGCCCCGCGGGGCTCCTGGCCGCGGCGACCGAGCGGGGCGACGAGGTCCTGGCCCAGGCCGCGGCGCGGGCCGGGGTGCCGCTGGCCACGCGCTGCGTGGCGCTGCGGCCCGGTGATCCGTGGTCGCTGACCCGCCTGCGCAGCGGCGGGGTCCTGCTCGAGGACGCCGAGCTGAGCGCGCCGGTCGCGTTCGCGACCGTCGCACCGGGCGCGGCCGCCGGAGCGGAGACGCCTGCCGCCACCGGGACACCGGAGATCGTCGACTTCACCCCCGAGCTGGACCCGGCACTGGCCCGCACCCGGGTGGTCGAGCGAGTCCCGCGGGCCGAGGGCGTCTCGCTGGCCACCGCCCCGGTCGTCGTCTCCGGTGGGCGCGGGGTGGGCAGCGCCGAGGGGTACGCCGTGCTGGAGGAGCTCGCCGACCTCCTCGGTGGCGCGGTGGGCTGTTCCCGGGTGGCGACCAACAACGGGTGGCGCCCGCACCGGGACCAGGTCGGGCTGACCGGCACCCGGATCGCCCCGGACCTCTACATCGCGTGCGGCATCAGCGGCGCGACCCAGCACTGGGTCGGCTGCATGAACGCCCGGACCATCCTCGCGATCAACACCGATCCGGAGGCGCCGATGGTCACGCGCTCGACCTACGCGGTCGTCGGGGACCTCCACGAGGTCCTCCCGGCGCTGGTCGACGCCCTGCGGGCGCGCGTGCGCGGCTCCGGCCACGCCCCGCCGGCGGGGGTGAGCGCGCGCTCCGAGACGTGA
- a CDS encoding electron transfer flavoprotein beta subunit/FixA family protein, producing the protein MSTADDPARRDVLVCVKRTPAVGARITLTEDRMAIDTRHLGFTVGPHEECAVEAAVRIAEEHRAGGGTARVTVLTVGPPDAAEQLRYTLAMGADDGVLVEVPTEELAPEPTAASITAAVRAAADGGTRYDLLLFGTDSAVAGNAQAGIRVARALGLPMVTGIKGMEIDGEGVVLHRETPGGNEVYRVPLPAAVGVKEGINLPRYPTIKGRMRARKAELRTVPGRTEPGGLRTVGLRCPREDRPETVVLGTGAAAVPAVVEKLTELGVL; encoded by the coding sequence ATGAGCACGGCCGACGACCCGGCCCGGCGCGACGTGCTGGTGTGCGTCAAGCGCACCCCGGCGGTCGGCGCGCGGATCACGCTCACCGAGGACCGGATGGCGATCGACACCCGCCACCTCGGGTTCACCGTCGGGCCGCACGAGGAGTGCGCGGTCGAGGCCGCCGTCCGGATCGCCGAGGAGCACCGGGCCGGCGGCGGCACCGCGCGGGTCACCGTCCTGACCGTCGGGCCGCCGGACGCCGCCGAGCAGCTCCGGTACACGCTCGCCATGGGCGCCGACGACGGGGTGCTCGTCGAGGTGCCCACCGAGGAGCTGGCCCCGGAGCCGACCGCGGCGTCGATCACGGCGGCCGTGCGGGCGGCGGCCGACGGGGGCACCCGCTACGACCTGCTGCTGTTCGGCACCGACTCGGCCGTCGCCGGGAACGCGCAGGCCGGGATCCGGGTGGCGCGCGCGCTCGGGCTGCCGATGGTCACCGGGATCAAGGGCATGGAGATCGACGGTGAGGGAGTCGTGCTGCACCGCGAGACCCCCGGTGGCAACGAGGTGTACCGGGTGCCGCTACCGGCGGCCGTCGGGGTGAAGGAGGGGATCAACCTCCCGCGCTACCCGACGATCAAGGGCAGGATGCGGGCCCGGAAGGCGGAGCTGCGCACCGTCCCGGGCCGGACGGAGCCCGGCGGGCTGCGCACGGTGGGGCTGCGGTGCCCCCGCGAGGACCGGCCGGAGACCGTCGTGCTCGGCACCGGGGCCGCGGCCGTGCCCGCAGTGGTGGAGAAGCTGACCGAGCTCGGGGTGCTCTGA
- a CDS encoding FAD-dependent oxidoreductase codes for MTTPPERADVVVIGAGIVGNSLAHHLAERGRRGIVLLDKGPLPDPGGSTGHASNFVFPVDHSQEITALTLDSMRQYEKFGTLTTCGGIELARTPERVEELHRRMSSATAWGIPAELIGPDEIAKRMPFLDTSTVLLGFFTPSVAVVDPLRTGALMRERAQELGALTVRANTEVLGIDTEGGQVVRVRTDGGDIETGTVVVACGVWSPRIAAMAGARIPLTPAVHQMIDVGPIPELEATGCEIAYPIVRDMDALMYERQSGADLEIGSYAHRPILHEPDEIPSLAAAALSPTQLPFTEADFDPQLEQALAAFPEILSRPDAGIRHAINGLLSLTPDGAPVLGPVPEVGGLWSAAAVWIKEGPGVGRRLAEWMTDGVPGIDLHAADIARFGPHQRAATHVRARTSEGFNKTYGIVHPREQWSADRDRRLSPFHAAEAALGAEFFEVGGWERPQWYEANRPLLAEFAGRISERPHEWDARWWSPIIDAEHLAMRERVAMIDLSAFTQFEVTGPGACRYLQGLTVADVDRPDGRMIYTPVLAPNGGFRSDLTVVRLGRDRFRVITGAADGPRDLAWFTAHLPTDGAASLTEITSGVCTVGVWGPRARDLLAAVTPDDVSAGGFPFGRAKWITIDGVPVLALRVSYVGDLGWELHAPFEQGRRLWDVLWAAGEPLGVVAAGIGVYGTTGRLEKGYRLMGAELDSEHDPVEAGLALPRVKAHDFIGRQAYLRAREQAPAAILCTLTVDDHTGADGTRRVPQGGEPVVTLEGDRLVDRMGRPSVVTTAGAAPSLGRHLLMAYLPRERAVEGTRLAVRYMNHDHPVTVARVGRTPLFDPDDSRMRG; via the coding sequence ATGACCACACCACCGGAACGGGCCGACGTCGTGGTGATCGGCGCCGGCATCGTCGGCAACTCGCTGGCCCACCACCTCGCCGAACGCGGGCGGCGGGGCATCGTGCTGCTGGACAAGGGGCCGCTGCCCGATCCCGGCGGCTCCACCGGGCACGCGTCGAACTTCGTGTTCCCGGTCGACCACTCGCAGGAGATCACCGCGCTGACCCTGGACTCGATGCGGCAGTACGAGAAGTTCGGCACGCTCACCACCTGCGGCGGCATCGAGCTCGCACGCACCCCCGAGCGGGTGGAGGAGCTGCACCGCCGCATGTCCTCGGCCACGGCGTGGGGCATCCCGGCCGAGCTGATCGGGCCGGACGAGATCGCGAAGCGCATGCCGTTCCTCGACACCTCCACCGTGCTGCTCGGGTTCTTCACGCCGTCGGTCGCCGTGGTGGACCCGCTGCGCACCGGGGCACTGATGCGGGAGCGCGCCCAGGAGCTCGGCGCGCTCACGGTCCGGGCGAACACCGAGGTCCTGGGCATCGACACCGAGGGCGGGCAGGTCGTCCGGGTGCGCACCGACGGCGGCGACATCGAGACCGGCACCGTCGTCGTCGCCTGCGGGGTGTGGAGCCCGCGGATCGCGGCGATGGCCGGGGCCCGCATCCCGCTCACCCCCGCGGTGCACCAGATGATCGACGTCGGGCCGATCCCGGAGCTGGAAGCCACCGGCTGCGAGATCGCCTACCCGATCGTGCGGGACATGGACGCGCTGATGTACGAGCGCCAGTCCGGGGCCGACCTGGAGATCGGCTCCTACGCCCACCGGCCGATCCTGCACGAGCCCGACGAGATCCCCTCGCTCGCGGCCGCCGCCCTGTCGCCGACCCAGCTGCCGTTCACCGAGGCGGACTTCGACCCGCAGCTGGAGCAGGCGCTGGCGGCGTTCCCGGAGATCCTCTCCCGGCCGGACGCCGGGATCCGGCACGCGATCAACGGGCTGCTCTCGCTGACCCCGGACGGCGCCCCGGTGCTCGGCCCGGTGCCCGAGGTGGGCGGGCTGTGGTCGGCCGCCGCGGTCTGGATCAAGGAGGGGCCCGGTGTGGGCCGCAGGCTCGCCGAGTGGATGACCGACGGCGTCCCCGGGATCGACCTGCACGCCGCCGACATCGCCCGGTTCGGCCCGCACCAGCGCGCGGCCACGCACGTCCGGGCGCGCACGTCCGAGGGGTTCAACAAGACCTACGGGATCGTGCACCCGCGCGAGCAGTGGAGCGCGGACCGGGACCGCAGGCTGTCGCCGTTCCACGCAGCCGAGGCCGCGCTCGGTGCGGAGTTCTTCGAGGTCGGCGGGTGGGAACGGCCACAGTGGTACGAGGCCAACCGGCCGCTGCTCGCCGAGTTCGCGGGCCGGATCTCCGAGCGGCCGCACGAGTGGGACGCCCGGTGGTGGTCCCCGATCATCGACGCCGAGCACCTGGCCATGCGCGAGCGGGTGGCGATGATCGACCTGTCCGCGTTCACCCAGTTCGAGGTCACCGGCCCCGGGGCGTGCCGGTACCTGCAGGGCCTGACGGTGGCCGACGTCGACAGGCCGGACGGCCGGATGATCTACACCCCGGTGCTGGCGCCGAACGGCGGCTTCCGCTCCGACCTCACGGTGGTGCGGCTCGGCCGCGACCGGTTCCGGGTCATCACCGGGGCGGCCGACGGGCCGCGCGACCTGGCCTGGTTCACCGCCCACCTGCCCACCGACGGCGCGGCGAGCCTGACCGAGATCACCTCCGGGGTGTGCACGGTCGGCGTCTGGGGCCCGCGGGCCCGTGACCTGCTCGCGGCCGTCACGCCGGACGACGTCTCGGCGGGCGGGTTCCCCTTCGGCCGGGCGAAGTGGATCACGATCGACGGCGTCCCGGTACTGGCCCTGCGCGTGTCCTACGTCGGTGACCTGGGCTGGGAGCTGCACGCCCCGTTCGAGCAGGGCCGCAGGCTGTGGGACGTGCTGTGGGCGGCCGGGGAGCCGCTCGGCGTCGTCGCCGCCGGGATCGGCGTCTACGGCACGACCGGGCGGCTGGAGAAGGGCTACCGCCTGATGGGCGCGGAGCTGGACTCCGAGCACGACCCGGTGGAGGCCGGGCTGGCGCTGCCGCGGGTCAAGGCACACGACTTCATCGGCAGACAGGCCTACCTGCGGGCCCGCGAGCAGGCCCCCGCCGCGATCCTGTGCACCCTCACCGTCGACGACCACACCGGCGCGGACGGCACGCGACGCGTCCCGCAGGGCGGCGAACCCGTCGTGACCCTCGAGGGCGACCGGCTCGTCGACCGGATGGGCCGCCCGTCCGTGGTGACGACCGCGGGCGCGGCCCCCTCGCTGGGCCGGCACCTGCTGATGGCGTACCTGCCGCGGGAACGCGCCGTCGAGGGGACCCGGCTGGCCGTGCGCTACATGAACCACGACCATCCGGTGACCGTCGCCCGGGTCGGGCGGACCCCGCTGTTCGACCCGGACGACAGCCGGATGCGGGGCTGA
- a CDS encoding formate--tetrahydrofolate ligase, producing MPTDIEISRSVAPRPLPEIAAEAGIDPRHLEPYGNSVAKVSLDAASELADRPRGRYVVVSAITPTPLGEGKTTTTIGLGQAFRHLGRRGVIAIRQPSMGPTFGIKGGAAGGGYSQVVPMETVNLHLTGDLHAVTAAHNLLAAVLDNHLHRGNASGLDPWSISWRRVLDVCDRNLRHVVTGLGGRDDGNPRETGFDITAASEVMAVLALCDSLPDLRARLGRIVVGTDRGGDPVTAEQLKAAGAMCVLLREAIKPNLMQTAEHTPAFVHCGPFGNIAHGNSSVVADLIGIRSGDYLVTEAGFGADMGAERFFNIKCRASGLVPDAAVVVATVRALKAHSGRYRVVAGRPLPEEMLRENPDHVLEGAANLRRQIANVRAHGVPPVVAVNAFPSDFDSERRAIMQVAAEEGARAAVTHHVAKGGIGAADLAGAVEDACTERADGFRMLYDDDLPLLDKVDTVARRMYGADGVDPTPLARRQLESCERNGFGRLPVCIAKTHLSLTADPSRPGAPTGWRLPVREVRLSAGAGFVYLICGDMRTMPGLSSSPAVERIDIDDDGEIVGLS from the coding sequence ATGCCGACCGACATCGAGATCTCCCGCAGCGTCGCACCGCGGCCGCTGCCGGAGATCGCGGCCGAGGCGGGGATCGACCCGCGCCACCTGGAGCCGTACGGGAACTCGGTCGCCAAGGTCTCCCTCGACGCCGCCTCCGAGCTGGCCGACCGGCCGCGGGGCCGCTACGTCGTGGTCAGCGCGATCACGCCGACCCCGCTCGGCGAGGGCAAGACCACGACGACGATCGGGCTCGGCCAGGCGTTCCGGCACCTCGGCCGGCGCGGGGTGATCGCGATCCGGCAGCCGTCGATGGGACCCACGTTCGGGATCAAGGGCGGCGCCGCCGGCGGGGGCTACTCGCAGGTGGTCCCGATGGAGACGGTCAACCTGCACCTCACCGGGGACCTGCACGCCGTCACCGCCGCGCACAATCTGCTGGCCGCCGTGCTGGACAACCACCTGCACCGCGGCAACGCCTCCGGCCTGGACCCCTGGTCGATCAGCTGGCGCCGGGTGCTCGACGTCTGCGACCGGAACCTGCGCCACGTCGTGACCGGCCTCGGCGGCCGGGACGACGGCAACCCGCGCGAGACCGGCTTCGACATCACGGCCGCCAGCGAGGTGATGGCGGTGCTCGCGCTGTGCGACTCGCTGCCGGACCTGCGCGCGCGGCTCGGCCGGATCGTCGTTGGCACCGACCGCGGCGGTGACCCGGTCACCGCCGAGCAGCTGAAGGCGGCGGGCGCGATGTGCGTGCTGCTGCGCGAGGCGATCAAGCCGAACCTCATGCAGACGGCGGAGCACACACCCGCATTCGTCCACTGCGGACCGTTCGGCAACATCGCGCACGGCAACTCGTCGGTGGTGGCGGACCTGATCGGCATCCGGAGCGGCGACTACCTGGTCACCGAGGCCGGGTTCGGCGCCGACATGGGTGCCGAGCGCTTCTTCAACATCAAGTGCCGGGCGTCCGGCCTGGTGCCGGACGCCGCCGTCGTCGTCGCCACGGTGCGGGCGCTCAAGGCACACTCCGGCCGGTACCGGGTCGTCGCCGGGCGCCCGCTGCCCGAGGAGATGCTCCGCGAGAACCCGGACCACGTGCTCGAGGGGGCCGCGAACCTGCGCCGCCAGATCGCGAACGTCCGCGCGCACGGCGTGCCGCCCGTGGTCGCGGTGAACGCGTTCCCGTCCGACTTCGACAGCGAGCGCCGCGCGATCATGCAGGTCGCGGCGGAGGAGGGCGCCCGCGCCGCGGTGACCCACCACGTCGCGAAGGGCGGTATCGGGGCCGCCGACCTGGCGGGGGCGGTCGAGGACGCCTGCACCGAGCGCGCGGACGGCTTCCGCATGCTCTACGACGACGACCTGCCGTTGCTGGACAAGGTCGACACGGTGGCCCGCCGGATGTACGGCGCCGACGGCGTCGACCCCACCCCGCTCGCGCGCCGCCAGCTGGAGTCCTGCGAGCGCAACGGGTTCGGCCGGCTCCCGGTGTGCATCGCGAAGACCCACCTGTCGCTCACCGCCGACCCCTCCCGGCCGGGGGCGCCCACCGGCTGGCGGCTGCCGGTCCGCGAGGTCCGGCTCTCGGCGGGCGCCGGGTTCGTCTACCTGATCTGCGGCGACATGCGCACCATGCCGGGGCTGTCGTCGTCGCCCGCCGTGGAGCGCATCGACATCGACGACGACGGCGAGATCGTCGGGCTGTCCTAA
- a CDS encoding methylenetetrahydrofolate reductase codes for MGGSTPGSRRATARLLARPRFELLPLRGALDATAALPAGATVTVTASPRQGVDATVELTEALSGRGFRAVPHLAARQFTGRAQLAGVLDRLDRAGVRDVFVVAGDAPEPAGEFPDGLSLLRAMAELGHPMTSVGVPSYPEGLRGLPGDTLWQLLREKQEHATYTVTQLCFDADTVCTFAARARERGVTLPVVAGIPGAVDAGRLLRVSLRIGVGSSARFLRGHRSLAGKLLRPNGYRPDGLVRRLGAHVAAGRCELDGLHVYTFNQVEATLRWLQLAHRRVAA; via the coding sequence ATGGGGGGATCGACACCGGGCAGCCGCCGCGCCACGGCGCGGCTGCTCGCCCGGCCCCGCTTCGAGCTGCTCCCGCTGCGCGGGGCGCTCGACGCGACCGCCGCGCTGCCGGCCGGCGCGACGGTGACGGTCACGGCGTCGCCCCGGCAGGGGGTCGACGCCACCGTCGAGCTGACCGAGGCGTTGTCCGGCAGGGGGTTCCGCGCGGTCCCGCACCTCGCGGCCCGCCAGTTCACCGGCCGTGCCCAGCTCGCAGGGGTGCTCGACCGGCTGGACCGGGCCGGCGTGCGGGACGTGTTCGTGGTGGCGGGGGACGCCCCGGAGCCGGCGGGGGAGTTCCCGGACGGGCTGTCGCTGCTGCGCGCCATGGCCGAGCTCGGGCACCCGATGACCTCGGTCGGCGTGCCGTCGTACCCGGAGGGGCTGCGCGGGCTGCCCGGCGACACCCTGTGGCAGCTGTTGCGCGAGAAGCAGGAGCACGCCACCTACACGGTCACCCAGCTCTGCTTCGACGCCGACACCGTGTGCACGTTCGCCGCCCGGGCCCGGGAACGGGGGGTCACCCTGCCGGTCGTGGCCGGCATCCCCGGCGCCGTCGACGCCGGCCGGCTGCTCCGGGTGAGCCTGCGGATCGGGGTGGGGTCCTCGGCCCGCTTCCTCCGCGGGCACCGGTCGCTGGCGGGAAAGCTGTTGCGGCCGAACGGCTACCGGCCGGACGGGCTGGTGCGCCGGCTCGGCGCGCACGTCGCGGCGGGCCGGTGCGAGCTCGACGGCCTGCACGTCTACACGTTCAACCAGGTCGAGGCCACGCTGCGCTGGTTGCAGCTGGCGCACCGTCGCGTCGCCGCGTGA